The Candidatus Bathyarchaeia archaeon DNA window TCAAAAGCTAGATATGCGAATTGGAAAAGTTTTAGAGGCGAGTCAAATTCCAGGCTCAAGAAATCTCATAAGAATGATAGTGGATTTCGGAACGGAAAAACGACAAGCCGTCGCTGGCCTTCTAAAATGGTATAAACCAGAAGACCTTGTAGGCAAGAAGTACGCCTTCATCTTAAACCTTCAGCGTAGAAAATTCATGGGTGTAGAATCCCAATGCATGATTTTAGCAGCTGAAGACAACAAGGGCAACGTGGTGGCACTGCAACCCGAAAAAGACATCGCTGAGGGAAGCAGAATCCATTAAAAAGGTTTAGGCCAAAAGTTTGTTTATTGCTGCAGCCTTCTCCCTATCCTCCACGATGTATTCAACCATTTCCGGGGTTAAGTCAAGCCATTTGGCGATTCCAGCTGCCATTTCGGCGTTGTTCTTGAAGATTATTCGTAAATAGGGGAGTATTTCTTTTGATGCCCTAGTGGCGGATATGTGGCATTTACGCTTTATCTTCTTGCCGATTTCAAGTTGAACGCCCCGCTCCTCCTTGGACTTTGATAGGGCTTGTATCCGTTCTGGGAAGCGGAAGGGCGTCCATCCCGAAGTTTTGGTGTTCATCCTCGCCATCGCCACACCAGCCGTCATGAAGTCGATTACGTAGCGTATAAAGCCCCAGTCTTGGGTTTTCTTTATCCTTCCACGGTAAACGTCAGCCATTGATAGGGCATCCATAGCCCTTGCCAGATCATGGGGGTCTGTCAAGTGGTTTGGAACATTTTCATATATCCACTCGAAAAGCATGTCAACGTCCACGTCCGCCATGTTAACCGCGCGTTTTGCTCCTTCACATGTTTTTCCATACATGATCATCCGCAGAACGGTGAATATGTTTTCTTGGCGGTCTCTATATCCAAGCCATGAAACATCATCGTATGTCAAACGCTTTTTGCCTTGAGCCAGTGCCTGCAGATCTGTGACCGCTGAGCGGATGTCGCCCTCTGAGCGTTGAGCTATGAATTTTAACGCGTTTTCCTCGGCTTCTATCCCCTCTTTTAGGCATATCGCCTTTAAGTGTTTTAGGACTTCCGCCACCGTCGGCTTCTTGAACTCTATGAGGAGACAATAGTTGCGTAGAGCCGTAAACCTTGGATCAAAAGCATTGTTGGCGATGAGCACAATGGGACATTGAGCCGCTTTTATAACGTCGATCATGGCTTTAACTCCGCCCTTGTCCGCCGTTCCAGTTAAGCCATCAAGCTCATCGAATAAGATGATTCTCCTTGCCCCAAACAAGGAGCCATATTGCGAGGCTAGCCCAGCAAAACGTTTAACCGCCTCCTCCGTCCTGTAATCGCTAGCGTTTTTCTCGACCAACTCCATTTTGAAGTCATTCGCCAAAGCCTCCACTGTGACGGTTTTCCCAACACCCGGAGGACCGTAAAGGAAGGCAGCCCTTTTCTCCGGAACCCCCCCATCCCACGATTTTATCCACTCGACAAACTTTTGAATTGCCTCTTTGTTTCCAACAACTTCTTTCAGGCTTTTCGGCTTATATTTAATGGTCCAAGGCTGGTACACTTTTTACACCTTTTTGGCTGCAACCCTTATTTCGTAGGCTGCCTCCACAAGCCTTGCCAGCAAGGCACTTAACTGAACTTCCTCGTCGGCTCCCTCAACAAGCCTATAGTCTATTTCGCCCACAATATCCGCCAGTTTTATCTTCCACGGCTCGGGGATTTCCAGCTTGAAGATTTCCGTGTGGATTTGGCGAATTATGTCGCTTCCGGCCACACCATATTTTTGGATCATCTCCCGAAGCTGTTCCCTCGCCTCGATGAAATTGCCCTTCATAGCTGTTTCAATCATTCTCCGCACATCCGCCGGGTTGGCTCTTCCGGCAATTGAATAAATTATCTTCGCGTCTATGGGTTTGCCCAGCGAGGCCGCGGCCTGCAGAGTGTTTATTGCCCTTCGAAGGTCTCCACCGCAGACCTCGTATATGGCGTCTAAACCCTCATCGAGAAGAATTACGCCCTCGTTTTCAGCAATGTATCGCAAATACTTGT harbors:
- the metG gene encoding methionine--tRNA ligase subunit beta, with the protein product MTEITFEEFQKLDMRIGKVLEASQIPGSRNLIRMIVDFGTEKRQAVAGLLKWYKPEDLVGKKYAFILNLQRRKFMGVESQCMILAAEDNKGNVVALQPEKDIAEGSRIH
- a CDS encoding replication factor C large subunit, coding for MYQPWTIKYKPKSLKEVVGNKEAIQKFVEWIKSWDGGVPEKRAAFLYGPPGVGKTVTVEALANDFKMELVEKNASDYRTEEAVKRFAGLASQYGSLFGARRIILFDELDGLTGTADKGGVKAMIDVIKAAQCPIVLIANNAFDPRFTALRNYCLLIEFKKPTVAEVLKHLKAICLKEGIEAEENALKFIAQRSEGDIRSAVTDLQALAQGKKRLTYDDVSWLGYRDRQENIFTVLRMIMYGKTCEGAKRAVNMADVDVDMLFEWIYENVPNHLTDPHDLARAMDALSMADVYRGRIKKTQDWGFIRYVIDFMTAGVAMARMNTKTSGWTPFRFPERIQALSKSKEERGVQLEIGKKIKRKCHISATRASKEILPYLRIIFKNNAEMAAGIAKWLDLTPEMVEYIVEDREKAAAINKLLA
- a CDS encoding replication factor C small subunit, producing MWAEKYRPKTLDDMVNQKEIVERLKSFVKAKNVPHCIFAGPPGTGKTTAALCLARDLYGENYREYIMELNASDERGIDVVRETVKTFARARAIGEVPFKIMILDEADNMTADAQQALRRTMERYTETCRFILCANYSGKIIEPIQSRCAPFRFTYLPREEHDKYLRYIAENEGVILLDEGLDAIYEVCGGDLRRAINTLQAAASLGKPIDAKIIYSIAGRANPADVRRMIETAMKGNFIEAREQLREMIQKYGVAGSDIIRQIHTEIFKLEIPEPWKIKLADIVGEIDYRLVEGADEEVQLSALLARLVEAAYEIRVAAKKV